In Yarrowia lipolytica chromosome 1F, complete sequence, a genomic segment contains:
- a CDS encoding uncharacterized protein (Compare to YALI0F28215g, similar to Saccharomyces cerevisiae DPB2 (YPR175W); ancestral locus Anc_7.532, similar to uniprot|P24482 Saccharomyces cerevisiae YPR175w DPB2 epsilon DNA polymerase) translates to MPAVLPIKLNPSQMRPVAYRIFSKKHGLNLKSTGLETLTEIIGKNYGTEWRGAEAAKMMEEICRLWKEQEMGVFVEGKPLQELFDEITASKKAKEKARVQVVSKSVGLTGVEEIEDREGEPQVNVIREAAPSVDVVWKEFFKVISAFDQPLFHYNARQQRFEKRKTKPTLFANAQSASNMFLTRYHLVYNRLLRNDDTTDLKITSIRSLIGRQGEFSIFGMLSKNPEQKICLQDDTGRILLILAAGCKPDPGVYYPEGSFVICNGRYMKSGDAEVFVVITMGPPVAEKRQETITAYGNMDYLGLHGNPHGSVVRRIERQVEASMLAEEKRLVDQKVIVFGGDMYLDNPLTLKALQKVFSTIELEFQDSGTKKPLAMVFSGDFTSQYQPPHLYKKGFDKLEELFKEFSSIITGVKIIFVPGQRDPWTNTFPTQNAVVPLQPLPTTMINRVARLCGEDVSMSSNPCRMAYLTQDMVFYRDGLSERLRKCNLQLDSAKDDSDDSDDDIEIDNDEVMINDVVVNEPESSFDFGEGLSNLTRPVDISTPMASQVGPTNTLSAKEVESRKIVRTICDQGHLSPFNRHDRPVAWDYDETLWLSPLPTILFMVDTHAPKFSLRYEECMVVNPGPFLNRKIASWVEYDPSKKTVKERQLHI, encoded by the coding sequence ATGCCAGCAGTCCTCCCGATAAAGCTGAATCCATCGCAAATGCGGCCCGTGGCGTACCGGatcttctccaagaagCACGGCCTCAACTTGAAATCAACAGGTCTCGAAACACTCACCGAAATCATAGGCAAAAACTACGGAACCGAATGGCGAGGggccgaggctgccaaaatgatggaggagatttgTCGACTgtggaaggagcaggagatgggtgtttttgtggaGGGCAAGCCGCTGCAGGAACTGTTCGATGAGATCACAGCCAgcaagaaggccaaggaaaAGGCACGAGTCCAGGTGGTTTCCAAGAGCGTGGGATTGACTGGAGTGGAGGAAATCGAGGATCGGGAAGGAGAGCCACAGGTGAACGTCATCAGAGaagcagctccttctgtGGACGTTGTGTGGAAGGAGTTCTTCAAGGTGATTAGTGCTTTTGATCAGCCTCTTTTCCATTATAATGCCCGCCAGCAACGGTTTGAGAAGCGGAAAACAAAACCCACATTGTTCGCCAATGCCCAATCTGCCTCTAACATGTTTCTGACTCGTTACCATCTGGTCTACAACCGTCTATTGCGCAATGACGACACCACAGACCTGAAAATCACATCGATCCGATCTCTTATTGGTCGACAGGGCGAGTTTTCCATCTTCGGAATGCTTTCCAAGAATCCGGAGCAGAAGATTTGTTTGCAGGACGACACTGGTCGTATTCTGCTGATCCTAGCAGCTGGTTGCAAGCCTGATCCAGGAGTATACTATCCTGAAGGCTCCTTTGTCATCTGTAACGGTCGATACATGAAGTCAGGAGACGCCGAAGTGTTTGTGGTCATCACCATGGGCCCTCCTGTGGCCGAGAAACGACAGGAGACCATCACAGCATACGGAAACATGGACTATCTGGGACTGCATGGAAACCCCCATGGTTCTGTGGTGAGACGAATTGAACGGCAGGTGGAAGCATCAATGCTTGCCGAAGAGAAACGCTTGGTAGATCAGAAAGTGATTGTGTTTGGTGGAGATATGTATTTGGACAATCCTTTGACTCTCAAGGCTCTACAGAAAGTGTTTTCGACCATTGAGCTTGAGTTTCAGGACTCTGGAACCAAGAAGCCTCTAGCCATGGTGTTCTCAGGAGACTTCACTAGTCAGTACCAGCCACCGCATTTGTACAAAAAGGGGTTCGACAAGTTGGAGGAGCTTTTCAAGGAGTTCAGCAGCATTATCACTGGTGTCAAGATTATTTTTGTTCCTGGCCAACGGGATCCTTGGACTAACACTTTCCCGACACAGAATGCAGTTGTTCCTCTGCAACCTCTTCCAACCACCATGATTAACAGAGTCGCCAGACTATGTGGAGAGGATGTTTCAATGAGCTCCAACCCCTGTAGAATGGCTTATCTTACACAGGATATGGTCTTCTACCGAGATGGACTCAGTGAGCGTCTGCGAAAGTGCAACCTTCAACTTGATTCTGCCAAGGACGATTCGGACGATTCGGATGATGACATTGAGATTGACAACGATGAAGTAATGATCAACGACGTTGTAGTCAACGAGCCCGAATCGTCCTTCGACTTTGGAGAGGGGCTCAGCAACCTCACTCGACCAGTGGATATCAGCACTCCTATGGCCAGCCAAGTGGGTCCTACCAACACTCTTTCagccaaggaggtggagtcTCGCAAGATTGTGCGAACCATTTGTGATCAGGGTCACTTGTCTCCCTTCAACAGACACGACAGACCTGTTGCCTGGGACTACGACGAAACTCTATGGCTCAGTCCACTGCCTACGATCCTGTTTATGGTTGACACACATGCTCCGAAGTTCTCTCTCAGGTACGAGGAGTGTATGGTGGTCAACCCTGGCCCCTTCCTGAACAGAAAGATCGCCAGCTGGGTTGAGTATGATCCTTCCAAGAAGACAGTCAAGGAGCGACAGTTGCATATTTAG
- a CDS encoding uncharacterized protein (Compare to YALI0F28281g, similar to uniprot|Q02630 Saccharomyces cerevisiae YMR047c NUP116 nuclear pore protein) produces MFGSSNTTFGGGSSFGNNNNSSGGGLFGNTNNASSGGGMFGAKPATSTFGGGGFGASNTNTSTNAFGAASSSPFGSSSTPSPGQCPGTTLTPFQPFTDKDTANGKMMTNIYETITMMPQYRTWSQEELRLADYQQGKQYGTAGATATNTFGAANTASPFGSSSNTNNSPFGNSSTSGGNTFGGGFGQNKPATGGLFGSSNTNTGGGFGTSSTSGGFGSNTTSNTGGFGGFGQNNNATSNTGAFGAAKPSPFGGTSSFGSGNTGGGMFGSTNNTSNTTSGFGGGFGQNNANTNTTGGFGGGFGQNNTTNNSGGGLFGNNNTTNNTSGGFGQTSTSTGFGFGQNKPATTSFGQTNNTGGGLFGNTNTNTNTNTGGGMFGQANNNTSGGGLFGQNNNTNNSGGGLFGQTNNTNTTNNAFGANNNTSGGGLFGQKPATTGFGATNTGTTTGGGLFGNTNNNTNTNTGGGLFGNNNNTNTNTGGGFGGFGQNNNTANTGTTGGGLFGQNKPATGGLFGQNTTTPASTGTTGGGFSFGQNNNNASSNTGATGGGLFGQNKPATGGLFGNNSSTTTTNTTGGGLFGNNNAASNTSATTGGGLFGAKPATTGGGLFGSNNTTNTSNTGGGLFGNNNANTSNTGGGLFGNNNANNNANTSTGGGLFGNNNAMNNNNMNNMGARNNQTPSLTASIDQNPYSNNPLFSGQTPPALTSSGSNGTAKDPLTTSLTSKSGAKSGNNGVSSASYLSSSRPLFQPRKKTSAIASEHVAHQRNYPEDRFERISLPEVASAGNTSVSSVGNTSMSTASKPRHSLFSPKTDEFLLGSDAFVPRREIRKLVIDRSGDEAELRRLTQGEDPELEDPHQHQNVHDTPSKAPLKSSLSTPNSQQRKKSVSFSAAGDNSVLNGLNDPDSLEMAPVSQSGTPSFFPKSTASPIHKAVSVESSATASPTATQTSDEEIVDDQGYWFSPRLMALKTMTTEQLKAVPNFVVGRKGFGKIQFLEPVDLTAVDLDEIPNNVITFTKQTCIVYNDDQERPPMGEGLMVPCKITLYNCRPIAKDTKKPITDPKHPYARRWIARLEQQKNTRFISYDLETGTYVFETDHP; encoded by the coding sequence ATGTTCGGAAGCAGCAACACGACATTTGGCGGCGGCTCGTCGTTCGgtaacaacaacaactcgTCTGGCGGCGGTCTTTTCGgcaacaccaacaatgCATCTTCTGGAGGCGGAATGTTTGGGGCTAAGCCAGCCACCAGCACTTTTGGTGGCGGTGGATTTGGAGCCTCgaacaccaacacctccaccaaTGCGTTTGGGGCAGCTTCTTCATCCCCCTTCGGCTCGTCTTCGACCCCTTCTCCTGGTCAATGCCCCGGTACCACTCTTACTCCCTTTCAGCCGTTTACCGACAAGGATACTGCCAACGGAAAGATGATGACCAACATCTACGAGACCATCACCATGATGCCTCAGTATCGCACTTGGTCTCAGGAGGAGCTGCGGCTGGCTGATTACCAACAGGGTAAGCAGTACGGCACTGCTGGCGCCACGGCCACCAACACCTTTGGGGCTGCCAACACCGCTTCTCCCTTTGGATCTTCttccaacaccaacaactcGCCGTTTGGAAACTCTTCCACTTCGGGTGGCAATACTTTTGGTGGCGGGTTCGGCCAGAACAAACCCGCTACTGGGGGCCTGTTTGGAAgctccaacaccaacactgGTGGTGGATTTGGTACCTCGTCCACTTCTGGAGGCTTTGgctccaacaccaccagcaacacTGGTGGATTCGGCGGATTCGGTCAGAACAACAACGCCACTAGCAACACCGGTGCATTTGGGGCTGCCAAGCCCTCGCCCTTTGGTGGTACCTCGTCTTTCGGCAGTGGCAACACTGGTGGAGGCATGTTCGGAAGCACCAacaacacctccaacaccaccagTGGCTTCGGAGGTGGATTCGGACAGAACAACGCtaacaccaacaccactGGCGGTTTCGGCGGAGGATTTGGCCagaacaacaccaccaacaactcTGGCGGAGGTCTGTTCGGTAACAAtaacaccaccaacaacacctCGGGGGGATTTGGCCAGACTTCCACCTCTACTGGCTTCGGTTTCGGTCAGAATAAGCCTGCTACCACCAGTTTCGGCCAGACCAACAACACTGGGGGTGGTCTCTTTggcaacaccaacaccaacaccaacaccaacaccggCGGCGGAATGTTTGGCCAGGCTAACAACAATACCTCAGGTGGAGGGCTGTTTGGTCAGAACAAtaacaccaacaacagcgGGGGAGGTCTGTTCGGTCAGacaaacaacaccaacactACGAATAACGCATTTGGTGCGAACAACAAcacttctggaggaggcctGTTTGGACAGAAGCCCGCAACTACCGGTTTCGGAGCAACCAACACAGGCACTACAACCGGCGGAGGACTGTTTGGCAACACTAACAACAACACTAACACCAATACAGGCGGTGGATTGTTCGGCAATAATAACAACACTAACACAAACACTGGTGGAGGTTTCGGAGGGTTTGGCCAGAACAACAACACTGCCAACACTGGGACCACCGGTGGCGGTTTGTTTGGCCAGAACAAACCTGCTACTGGAGGGCTGTTTGGCCAGaacaccaccactcctGCCTCGACCGGTACTACTGGAGGAGGCTTCTCGTTTGGCcagaacaacaacaatgcctcttccaacacTGGAGCCACCGGAGGAGGCCTCTTCGGCCAGAACAAGCCTGCAACCGGCGGTCTTTTCGGAAACAACAGCTCAACCACCACTACCAACACCACTGGCGGAGGGCTGTTTGGAAACAACAACGCCGCCTCCAACACCTCTGCTACCACCGGTGGAGGTCTGTTTGGTGCCAAGCCTGCGACTACTGGAGGAGGTCTGTttggcagcaacaacaccaccaacacctccaacaccgGAGGAGGTCTGTttggcaacaacaacgcTAACACCAGCAACACTGGCGGTGGATTGTTCGGTAACAATAACGCCAACAATAACGCTAACACCTCTACTGGTGGCGGTCTGTTcggcaacaacaatgcCATGAATAACAATAACATGAACAACATGGGTGCCAGAAACAACCAGACTCCTTCGCTCACGGCGTCCATTGACCAGAACCCCTACTCGAACAACCCCTTGTTCTCTGGTCagactcctcctgctctgACCTCTTCTGGTTCCAACGGCACTGCCAAGGATCCTCTGACCACCTCTCTAACCTCCAAGAGCGGAGCCAAGAGCGGCAACAACGGCGTATCTTCTGCATCTTACCTTTCGTCGTCTCGACCACTGTTCCAGCCTCGAAAGAAGACGTCTGCCATTGCTTCCGAGCATGTTGCGCACCAGCGAAACTACCCGGAGGACCGGTTTGAGCGAATCTCTCTACCCGAGGTCGCCTCTGCTGGCAACACTTCTGTGTCTAGCGTGGGCAACACATCTATGTCCACGGCCAGCAAGCCTCGCCACTCTCTGTTCTCTCCCAAGACAGATGAGTTCTTGCTGGGGTCGGACGCCTTTGTGCCTCGACGAGAGATCCGAAAGCTGGTCATTGACCGTTCTGGCGACGAGGCTGAGCTGCGACGTCTGACTCAGGGCGAGGACCCTGAGCTGGAGGATCCTCACCAGCACCAAAACGTCCATGATACTCCTTCCAAGGCTCCTCTCAAATCATCTCTCAGTACTCCGAACAGCCAGCAGCGAAAGAAGTCAGTGTCTTTCTCTGCGGCTGGAGACAACTCCGTGTTAAATGGTTTGAACGACCCTGACTCGCTTGAAATGGCTCCCGTTTCTCAGTCAGGAACTCCTTCATTCTTCCCCAAGTCTACGGCCTCTCCTATTCACAAggctgtgtctgtggagtCCTCCGCCACTGCTTCTCCCACTGCCACCCAAACTTcggacgaggagattgtcgaTGATCAGGGCTACTGGTTCTCTCCCCGACTCATGGCTCTCAAGACCATGACCACCGAACAGCTCAAGGCCGTGCCCAACTTTGTGGTGGGCCGAAAGGGCTTCGGTAAGATCCAATTCCTCGAGCCCGTGGATCTGACTGCggttgatctggacgagATCCCTAACAACGTCATCACCTTCACCAAGCAAACTTGTATCGTGTACAACGACGACCAGGAGCGGCCTCCTATGGGCGAGGGTCTCATGGTACCTTGCAAGATAACTCTTTACAACTGCCGACCCATCGCCAAGGACACAAAGAAACCCATCACCGACCCCAAGCATCCCTATGCAAGACGATGGATTGCTCgtctcgagcagcagaagaacaCCCGATTCATCTCCTACGATCTGGAGACTGGTACCTACGTGTTTGAGACTGACCACCCTTAA
- a CDS encoding uncharacterized protein (Compare to YALI0F28303g, weakly similar to uniprot|Q12500 Saccharomyces cerevisiae YLR114c unknown function, similar to Saccharomyces cerevisiae AVL9 (YLR114C); ancestral locus Anc_8.305), producing the protein MAKKKLRAGEVRRPAGGATTAGAAASNGSANGATASGTTSRSVSGESSGAAGATPHAPPRARNRPRAGQINTSVKMTSSTSNSPTTSVPSSPKTPRSPRTSVPSSPQVAQSPKVPQSPRIVSSSRPGSAGSPVSVKTSSKAVKTEATKQPATRKVEAVVIDSSDSEDEFHDTEAVVIDSDDNDDYDAVIETVSQPVLSKAKVVRKKEPEVATTTQTAQKAVSGIPQIKIYSPHNTQSEFKPSEDEDDEDEEISMGDNKIEFGKELTKDISNKTDAAAASVGAPIPSPVAFTPPPPVNFTPPPASPPVVVDLDDDDGEVRYKDRFKKRAADTKPAAGSTPKPEEEVIDLDEESSQSPTITPGAFPTPGAFPSSAPKTKKEPVKEVKKPVQEKKIEANEPARDEAESKKTKSKKDTLPETSAITESVAAGVAASVSATAAASEMASDHTPLQETPSTPTKAGDANSTAAIDIASGSPVTSPNGSPLKGILKQPKHAKKPSIRATHTTITEPIPDDSLLFSVCIVGFHHSLGPQIEEWFGPEDYSHLWPNLPFQALSDGSHSREEDFSYFTLLFDENNKSAPGAGGYSDGRPFNTQTVTTLFGIACNRQVGVTDALKQDLAVTRSTVQKCVVVICRKPIWGPMKDKLAVVTRAFFMQPTFDDKSIIRSLFDSLAHTLTLSKFNSDTSSDVSIGMSLCELVSRLKQKLVVVFKALLLEKRVLFYASSTELLCTSQFSLVSLIPNLINNLQDCGSPLLHSYELGLTRATSLKTSDRQSLLNFMGLPLMVFGEGGMFSPYIPLQQLGDLALARYYLVGSTNSLLLQQKKQHADVLVNMDDNTVEILNSSLKSPLSLSSYDKKWIERVVQAVDTSSGNSAATTFHGNEDYVRLQFEDYLMGLLSAVKYDNFLSSHGSAPPPEMLLKEVHGNPVKHFSLDWVNCWRKTLNYELFNNFTDGELFDIVEPRHMADAGVTEKQKSPFSEVGKAWAGLFSKNGSNTAIDKTSGSSSGDKEKSVSPTTSSVSPSVATTVAAGHGTSANETASLPSDTSVKTHRSSDSTWSMQQKSTSWFSRFSAAPKDDTESSEPLTPPPPVSERPKAHSETSVSGWGKWAASKKMTLFGDANGDAEKEKPQDKTEDKAEDKKENEKDGDTKETSEDKSDGAETVKAAEPEEIEMHFEDSPIKKKENISAATSPTKSVKERAAMFQ; encoded by the coding sequence ATGGCCAAAAAGAAGTTGAGAGCCGGAGAGGTACGTCGCCCGGCCGGAGGAGCCACCACAGCAGGAGCCGCAGCTTCGAACGGATCAGCCAACGGAGCTACCGCGTCCGGTACCACCTCACGATCTGTGTCCGGAGAGAGTAGCGGAGCCGCTGGAGCCACTCCTCATGCTCCTCCGAGAGCCCGCAACCGCCCACGAGCCGGGCAGATCAACACCTCTGTTAAAATGACCTCTAGCACATCCAATTCGCCCACCACAAGCGTTCCGTCTTCTCCGAAGACCCCCAGATCACCTAGAACGTCcgttccttcttctccacaggTGGCCCAGTCTCCCAAAGTGCCCCAGTCTCCTCGAAtcgtttcttcttctcgaccGGGATCCGCTGGTTCGCCAGTCTCTGTCAAAACCAGTTCAAAAGCTGTAAAAACAGAGGCAACTAAACAGCCAGCTACTCGAAAAGTGGAGGCCGTGGTTATCGATTCGTCTGACTCCGAAGACGAGTTTCACGACACAGAGGCTGTGGTAATCGATTCcgacgacaatgacgacTACGACGCTGTCATCGAGACCGTCAGCCAGCCCGTGCTGTCTAAGGCCAAGGTGGTGCGAAAGAAGGAGCCCGAGGTGGCCACTACGACCCAGACAGCCCAGAAGGCCGTATCCGGAATTCCCCAGATCAAAATCTACTCTCCTCACAACACTCAGTCGGAATTCAAGCCCAGTgaagacgaggacgacgaggacgaagaGATCTCTATGGGGGACAACAAAATCGAGTTTGGTAAGGAGCTCACCAAGGATATCAGCAACAAGACGgacgctgctgctgcttcagTTGGCGCGCCAATCCCCTCGCCAGTGGCTTtcactcctcctcctcctgtgAACTTCACTCCCCCTCCCGCAAGCCCTCCTGTGGtggttgatctggacgacgacgacggaGAAGTGAGATACAAGGATCGGTTCAAAAAGAGAGCCGCCGATACAAAGCCCGCAGCTGGTTCTACACCAaagcccgaggaggaggtcattGATCTTGATGAAGAGTCTTCCCAATCCCCCACAATCACTCCAGGTGCATTCCCTACCCCTGGGGCCTTCCCCTCATCTGCACCAAAGACAAAGAAAGAGCCTGTCAAAGAGGTCAAGAAACCTGTCCAGGAGAAAAAGATTGAGGCAAACGAGCCTGCCAGGGACGAAGCCGAGTCAAAGAAGACCAAGTCAAAGAAGGACACCTTGCCAGAGACTTCTGCAATCACAGAAAGCGTTGCCGCAGGTGTGGCCGCTTCTGTGAGTGCtacagctgctgcttccgAAATGGCTTCCGATCATACTCCTCTGCAAGAAACTCCTTCTACACCTACCAAGGCTGGTGACGCTAATTCAACTGCTGCCATCGACATTGCATCTGGCTCTCCTGTGACGTCACCCAATGGTTCGCCTCTCAAGGGTATTCTCAAACAGCCCAAGCATGCCAAGAAGCCGTCCATTCGAGCCACTCACACTACCATCACGGAACCAATTCCCGATGACTCGcttctcttctccgtcTGCATTGTGGGATTTCACCATTCTCTGGGACCCCAGATCGAGGAATGGTTTGGCCCCGAGGACTACTCTCATCTGTGGCCAAACCTACCTTTCCAGGCTCTCAGTGATGGATCCCATTCTCGGGAAGAGGACTTTTCATACTTCACTCTTCTGTTTGATGAGAACAACAAGAGCgctcctggagctggtgggTACTCCGATGGACGTCCTTTCAATACCCAGACCGTTACAACGCTGTTTGGTATCGCCTGTAACCGTCAGGTTGGCGTGACCGATGCTCTGAAGCAGGATTTGGCTGTGACTCGAAGTACTGTTCAGAAGTGTGTTGTGGTTATATGCCGAAAGCCCATCTGGGGCCCCATGAAGGACAAGCTGGCTGTGGTGACACGTGCATTCTTTATGCAGCCCACTTTTGACGATAAGTCCATCATTCGAAGCTTGTTTGACTCGCTGGCACACACATTAACGCTGTCCAAGTTCAACTCAGACACTTCTTCTGACGTGTCCATCGGCATGTCGCTCTGTGAGCTGGTTTCACGTctcaagcagaagctggtggtggtatTTAAGGCCCTGTTGCTCGAGAAACGAGTGCTTTTCTACGCTTCTTCAACTGAGCTGCTCTGTACTTCACAGTTCTCTCTGGTTTCCCTTATTCCTaatctcatcaacaacctgcAAGATTGCGGATCTCCCTTGCTGCATTCATACGAGCTCGGACTCACTCGTGCAACCTCACTTAAAACCTCTGATCGGCAGTCTCTGCTCAACTTTATGGGACTGCCTCTGATGGTCTTTGGAGAGGGTGGTATGTTCTCTCCCTACATTCctctgcagcagcttggcGACCTCGCTCTGGCTAGATACTACCTGGTTGGAAGCACAAACTCACTCCTGTTGCAACAGAAGAAACAGCATGCCGATGTGCTTGTAAATATGGACGACAACACCgtcgagattctcaactcGTCGTTGAAGTCGCCGCTATCCTTGTCGTCGTACGATAAGAAGTGGATCGAACGAGTCGTGCAGGCTGTCGACACTTCGTCTGGAAACTCTGCAGCCACCACATTCCATGGCAATGAGGACTATGTCAGACTCCAGTTTGAAGACTACCTCATGGGTCTTCTTTCTGCCGTCAAGTACGACAATTTCCTTTCTTCCCATGGCtcggctcctccaccagagaTGCTTCTTAAGGAAGTCCATGGCAACCCTGTCAAGCACTTTTCTCTGGACTGGGTCAACTGCTGGCGAAAGACCCTCAATTACGAGTTGTTCAATAACTTCACCGATGGGGAGCTCTTTGACATTGTCGAGCCTAGACACATGGCCGACGCTGGCGTCACTGAGAAGCAGAAGTCGCCTTTCAGTGAGGTTGGCAAAGCCTGGGCTGGCTTGTTCAGTAAGAACGGTTCCAACACTGCTATTGACAAGACAAGTGGCAGCAGTTCCGgtgacaaggagaagtctGTCTCTCCTACAACTTCCTCAGTGTCTCCTTCGGTGGCTACTACtgtcgctgctggccaCGGCACTTCTGCCAACGAGACTGCATCTCTGCCTTCAGACACTTCTGTGAAGACACATCGATCATCTGACTCCACTTGGTCCATGCAACAGAAGTCCACATCATGGTTCAGCCGATTCTCAGCTGCCCCCAAGGACGACACTGAGTCTAGCGAGCCTCTCACaccccctcctcctgtttCTGAACGACCCAAGGCACATTCCGAGACCTCTGTCAGTGGTTGGGGCAAGTGGGCCGCCAGCAAGAAGATGACCTTGTTTGGCGATGCGAATGGCGatgccgagaaggagaagccgCAAGACAAGACAGAAGACAAGGCAgaagacaagaaggagaatgAGAAAGATGGGGACACAAAAGAGACTTCAGAGGACAAATCTGACGGTGCTGAGACGGTCAAGGCTGCTGAGCCTGAGGAAATAGAGATGCATTTTGAGGATTCTCCCATCAAGAAAAAGGAGAACATTTCTGCAGCGACGTCTCCCACAAAATCAGTCAAGGAACGGGCTGCGATGTTCCAATAG
- a CDS encoding uncharacterized protein (Truncated form of YALI0F28325g, no similarity), whose translation MVAIKYSLAASILAASAMAAPALEERRRPDHGFFGVERAKSPRVESLGWKGRNFQGWILGWKGRSLQGWILGWKGRSLQGWILGWKGRSLQGWILGWIQGGNQLLGWPGQCCSRRPNHQDHSGLQCRHFRCCLPCRLFDTSR comes from the coding sequence ATGGTTGCTATCAAGTACTCTCTCGCTGCTTCTATCCTCGCCGCCTCCGCCATGGCCGCCCCCGCTCTCGAGGAGCGGAGGAGGCCCGACCACGGATTCTTTGGGGTGGAAAGGGCGAAGTCTCCAAGGGTGGAATCTTTGGGGTGGAAAGGGCGAAATTTCCAAGGGTGGATCTTGGGGTGGAAAGGGCGAAGTCTCCAAGGGTGGATCTTGGGGTGGAAAGGGCGAAGTCTCCAAGGGTGGATCTTGGGGTGGAAAGGGCGAAGTCTCCAAGGGTGGATCTTGGGGTGGATCCAAGGAGGAAACCAACTCTTGGGGTGGCCAGGGCAGTGTTGCTCCCGTCGGCCCAATCATCAAGACCATTCAGGATTGCAGTGTCGGCATTTCCGGTGCTGTCTCCCTTGTCGCCTCTTTGACACTTCACGGTGA
- a CDS encoding uncharacterized protein (Compare to YALI0F28347g, no similarity possibly noncoding) has product MHKKSILELQRNIVDHNIVNHHLSTMSQPIENKIAGMNAALGSMSSMFADYVNTVKTDYEHQIAQLEKQVTALKMGEQVDSISVTDPRENLPTFPLPIQRQKFLELVDRDKTNQIYVYSGEVTESPALWASRIENIMKTFNFSTCILETSQVVSKLLGGKALLLYRKQKNQVLPWVELKRLVHTLDKPVLRSIAVHKELAKLEDTDLPIEYRIKMIRHWEPQLDPSPLGDRVVEVIRIIPEKEADIMKAVEGGISSFDQLLGIMGPKDESSHQPQKAEEQPPVLSYKQKRAAKDVRDKTCTYCHKEGHKSSQCFKRPKR; this is encoded by the coding sequence ATGCATAAAAAGTCTATTTTAGAACTACAACGAAATATTGTGGATCACAACATCGTCAATCATCATCTCTCAACCATGTCTCAACCGATAGAAAACAAGATAGCTGGTATGAATGCGGCACTTGGAAGCATGTCTTCTATGTTCGCAGACTACGTCAACACTGTCAAAACAGACTACGAGCACCAGATCGCACAACTGGAGAAACAGGTGACTGCCCTTAAGATGGGTGAGCAAGTGGATTCCATATCTGTCACAGACCCTCGGGAGAACCTGCCGACATTCCCACTCCCCATTCAACGACAGAAGtttcttgaacttgttgaTCGGGACAAGACCAACCAGATCTACGTGTATTCGGGTGAAGTGACCGAATCGCCTGCATTGTGGGCCAGCAGAATAGAGAACATCATGAAGACGTTCAACTTCTCGACATGCATTTTGGAAACTAGTCAGGTGGTCTCAAAACTACTTGGAGGAAAAGCGCTGCTTCTCTACAGGAAACAGAAGAACCAGGTGCTTCCATGGGTGGAGTTGAAACGGCTGGTTCACACGCTTGATAAGCCCGTATTGAGAAGTATCGCAGTGCACAAGGAACTGGCAAAGCTGGAAGATACAGATCTACCGATAGAGTACAGGATAAAGATGATCCGGCACTGGGAACCCCAGCTGGACCCCAGTCCTCTGGGTGACCGGGTAGTGGAGGTAATTAGGATCATtcctgagaaggaggcggATATCATGAAGGCAGTGGAGGGAGGCATCAGCAGCTTTGATCAACTCTTGGGAATTATGGGACCAAAAGATGAGAGTAGCCATCAGCCTCAGAAGGCGGAGGAACAACCGCCAGTGCTATCGTACAAGCAGAAGCGGGCAGCAAAGGATGTCAGAGACAAGACTTGTACGTATTGTCATAAGGAGGGTCACAAATCCAGTCAATGCTTCAAGCGTCCCAAAAGATGA